One genomic segment of Chthoniobacterales bacterium includes these proteins:
- the gntA gene encoding guanitoxin biosynthesis heme-dependent pre-guanitoxin N-hydroxylase GntA, whose protein sequence is MNGNPIAEQRLKSAERAGNTFATLAGKAFRDSVLQAEFPCLGAKAAFNAGSYLLRTYARLGSEQVTRDLATDLHDFVRSDLRQRSEFATFVAIFEQPRETGEVEFEDLLWGQLRALHRIDAAHFNWDPEVQSDPADPHFSFSFGGQALYVIGMHANSSRVARRFPWPALVFNPHEQFERLRADGKWKHMQETIRRRDSQLQGSINPMLSDFGERSEARQYSGREVGENWRAPFPAAKMKCPFAH, encoded by the coding sequence ATGAATGGCAACCCAATCGCAGAGCAGCGGCTGAAGTCGGCCGAACGCGCGGGGAATACTTTCGCGACCCTGGCAGGAAAGGCGTTTCGAGATTCGGTTTTGCAGGCGGAATTCCCCTGTCTCGGCGCGAAGGCGGCCTTCAATGCCGGTTCTTACCTGCTCCGAACGTACGCCCGGCTGGGCAGTGAGCAGGTCACCAGAGATTTGGCGACCGATCTTCATGATTTCGTCCGGTCCGACCTGCGGCAACGGAGTGAGTTTGCCACTTTCGTGGCGATCTTTGAACAGCCGCGCGAAACCGGCGAAGTTGAGTTTGAGGACCTTCTCTGGGGACAACTGCGCGCTTTGCATCGAATCGATGCCGCGCATTTCAATTGGGACCCGGAGGTGCAATCGGATCCGGCCGACCCGCACTTTTCCTTCAGTTTCGGCGGCCAGGCCCTTTATGTAATCGGGATGCACGCGAACAGTTCCCGCGTAGCGCGGCGATTCCCCTGGCCCGCGCTCGTCTTCAATCCGCACGAGCAATTCGAACGGCTTCGGGCCGATGGAAAATGGAAGCACATGCAGGAAACCATCCGCCGGCGCGACTCGCAGCTTCAGGGATCGATCAACCCGATGTTGAGCGATTTTGGCGAAAGGTCGGAGGCGCGCCAATATTCCGGAAGAGAGGTAGGAGAAAACTGGCGCGCACCGTTTCCGGCAGCCAAAATGAAATGTCCATTCGCGCATTGA